One region of Gaiellales bacterium genomic DNA includes:
- a CDS encoding sugar ABC transporter permease, with amino-acid sequence MLLFLSPWIVGFIAFTAGPMILSLYYSFTHYDLISSPHWIGLDNYRFMFGHLTVNGQSGQGDPYFWTSVRNTAWIIVFGVPLRILFGILTAMLLTRPKRGVNAYRTLFFMPSMAPTVGAALVFVYLFNPTTGPINRLLGHIGFDGPLWFFDPTWAKPALLVLGLWGIGDAIVLYLAGLLNVPRDLYEAISIEGANAWQRFRYVTLPMLTPVIFFTLIIGIIDGFQYFDQAYVSATTAGGGVGAPQNALLFYSVWLYQQAFTYFHMGYAAAMAWVMFVATMILTAILLLTSRRWVHYGGGLS; translated from the coding sequence GTGCTCCTGTTCCTCTCGCCGTGGATCGTCGGCTTCATCGCCTTCACGGCGGGGCCCATGATCCTCAGCCTCTACTACTCCTTCACCCACTACGACCTGATCAGCTCGCCGCACTGGATCGGCCTCGACAACTACCGGTTCATGTTCGGGCACCTGACCGTGAACGGACAGTCGGGCCAGGGTGACCCGTACTTCTGGACGTCGGTCAGGAACACGGCCTGGATCATCGTGTTCGGGGTGCCGCTGCGCATCCTCTTCGGAATCCTCACGGCGATGCTGCTGACGCGGCCGAAGCGGGGCGTGAACGCCTACCGGACGCTCTTCTTCATGCCCTCCATGGCGCCGACGGTGGGCGCGGCGCTGGTCTTCGTCTACCTGTTCAACCCGACCACCGGCCCGATCAACCGGTTGCTCGGCCACATCGGCTTCGACGGCCCGCTGTGGTTCTTCGATCCAACGTGGGCGAAGCCCGCGCTGCTGGTGCTCGGCCTGTGGGGCATCGGCGACGCGATCGTGCTCTACCTCGCGGGCCTGCTCAACGTGCCGCGCGACCTCTATGAAGCGATCTCGATCGAGGGCGCGAACGCCTGGCAGCGGTTCCGGTACGTGACCCTGCCGATGCTGACCCCGGTCATCTTCTTCACGCTGATCATCGGGATCATCGACGGATTCCAGTACTTCGACCAGGCGTACGTCAGCGCCACCACGGCGGGCGGCGGCGTGGGCGCGCCGCAGAACGCGCTGCTGTTCTACTCCGTCTGGCTGTACCAGCAGGCGTTCACCTACTTCCACATGGGCTACGCCGCGGCCATGGCATGGGTGATGTTCGTGGCCACGATGATCCTGACCGCGATCCTGCTCCTGACGAGCCGGCGTTGGGTGCACTACGGCGGGGGGCTGTCATAG